A single genomic interval of Gossypium raimondii isolate GPD5lz chromosome 11, ASM2569854v1, whole genome shotgun sequence harbors:
- the LOC105802212 gene encoding transcription factor HHO5, producing the protein MELSLDLSSVFVPKTITEFLKEASKIKDGFQKSSKISDYVKRLEDEMKKIDGFKRELPLCMLLLKDGIERLKVEEVQCKETDDGLPLKENDDSDKTNWLSSVQLWNSDFNIVDHNKKPNTVSELKPRSGREEEEDMSENPIKVCNSKSRGGAFVPFKDISGIPLMNPSFELVSCNGILRNNGGCTIGSGSSLTAEKTHIKFQTESQDQQKQQQSSRKQRRCWSPELHRLFVDALQQLGGSQVATPKQIKEVMQVDDLTNDEVKSHLQKYRLHIRKLPPSSARNQCNENMKSQSGSPQCPLTVSALAKGMSSTGGDSMDGEDDEKSDGLSWRSGVHKPGEIECIVR; encoded by the exons ATGGAATTGAGCTTGGATTTGAGTTCGGTTTTTGTTCCAAAAACCATAACCGAGTTTCTCAAAGAAGCTTCGAAAATCAAAGATGGGTTCCAAAAATCATCAAAGATTAGTGATTATGTTAAAAGATTGGAAGATGAGATgaagaaaattgatggttttaAACGTGAACTTCCTCTTTGCATGCTTCTCTTGAAAGATg GGATTGAGAGATTGAAGGTGGAAGAAGTGCAGTGTAAAGAAACGGACGACGGATTGCCATTGAAGGAAAATGATGACAGTGACAAGACAAACTGGTTGAGTTCAGTACAACTGTGGAACTCTGATTTCAACATCGTTGATCATAACAAGAAACCGAACACAGTTTCAGAGCTGAAACCG AGAAGTggcagagaagaagaagaagatatgTCTGAAAACCCAATTAAAGTTTGTAACAGTAAAAGCAGGGGAGGGGCTTTTGTTCCATTTAAGGACATTTCAGGAATTCCTCTTATGAACCCAAGTTTTGAATTGGTATCTTGTAATGGAATCTTGAGAAACAATGGCGGCTGCACAATTGGTTCCGGTTCTTCCTTAACCGCAGAAAAAACGCATATTAAGTTTCAGACAGAATCACAAGATCAACAAAAACAGCAGCAGAGTTCGAGGAAACAAAGGCGATGCTGGTCACCTGAGCTTCATAGACTATTTGTTGATGCCCTTCAGCAGCTTGGAGGTTCTCAAG TGGCAACTCCTAAACAGATTAAAGAAGTGATGCAAGTTGATGATCTCACCAATGATGAAGTGAAAAGCCATTTGCAG AAATATAGACTCCATATCCGAAAACTTCCGCCTTCTTCAGCTCGAAACCAGTGCAATGAGAACATGAAATCACAGTCTGGTTCTCCACAATGTCCCCTCACCGTGAGTGCTTTGGCTAAAGGAATGTCGAGTACCGGCGGTGACAGTATGGACGGCGAAGACGACGAAAAATCGGATGGCCTTAGTTGGAGAAGTGGAGTTCACAAGCCAGGAGAGATTGAATGTATAGTAAGATAG
- the LOC105802211 gene encoding serine/threonine-protein kinase SRK2I isoform X4, giving the protein MDRADMMVGPGMDMPIMHDSDRYDFVKDIGSGNFGVARLMRDKITKELVAVKYIERGDKIDENVRREIINHRSLRHPNIVRFKEVILTPTHLAIVMEYASGGELFGRICAAGRFNEDEARFFFQQLLSGVSYCHAMQVCHRDLKLENTLLDGSPAPRLKICDFGYSKPKSTVGTPAYIAPEVLQRQEYDGKRILSVQYSIPDFVQISPECRHLISRIFVADPTARITIPEIRNHEWFLKNLPADLMDENTMGNHFEEPDQPMQSMDTIRQIIAEATIPAAGARDLSHMSDILDDEDMDDLDSESELDIDSSGEIIYAM; this is encoded by the exons atggaTCGGGCAGACATGATGGTAGGGCCGGGTATGGATATGCCGATCATGCACGACAGTGATCGATACGATTTCGTTAAAGATATCGGGTCGGGTAATTTCGGAGTCGCCCGGCTTATGAGGGATAAGATTACCAAAGAGCTCGTTGCAGTTAAGTACATCGAGAGAGGCGATAAG ATAGATGAAAATGTTCGAAGAGAGATTATTAATCATAGATCATTGAGGCATCCTAATATTGTTAGATTTAAAGAG gttattttaacACCTACTCATCTTGCCATCGTAATGGAATATGCATCGGGAGGTGAGCTTTTCGGGAGAATTTGTGCTGCTGGTCGATTCAACGAGGATGag GCTCGCTTCTTCTTCCAACAACTTTTATCCGGTGTTAGTTATTGTCATGCAATG CAAGTATGCCACCGTGATTTGAAGTTGGAAAACACTTTGTTGGATGGTAGTCCAGCTCCTCGGCTTAAGATATGCGATTTTGGGTATTCAAAG CCGAAGTCCACTGTTGGAACTCCTGCATACATTGCCCCCGAGGTACTCCAAAGGCAAGAATACGATGGCAAG AGAATTCTCAGTGTCCAGTACTCCATTCCAGATTTTGTCCAAATATCTCCCGAATGTCGACATCTGATTTCAAGGATTTTTGTTGCTGATCCTACAGCT AGGATTACGATTCCGGAAATCAGAAATCACGAGTGGTTCTTGAAGAATCTACCTGCTGATCTGATGGATGAAAACACAATGGGTAACCACTTTGAGGAGCCTGATCAACCTATGCAGAGCATGGATACGATCAGGCAGATAATTGCCGAGGCCACCATTCCAGCAGCGGGTGCCCGTGACCTAAGTCACATGTCAGACATCCTTGATGATGAAGACATGGATGACCTTGATTCTGAATCCGAGCTCGACATCGACAGCAGCGGGGAGATAATCTATGCAATGTAA
- the LOC105802211 gene encoding serine/threonine-protein kinase SRK2I isoform X3: MDRADMMVGPGMDMPIMHDSDRYDFVKDIGSGNFGVARLMRDKITKELVAVKYIERGDKIDENVRREIINHRSLRHPNIVRFKEVILTPTHLAIVMEYASGGELFGRICAAGRFNEDEARFFFQQLLSGVSYCHAMQVCHRDLKLENTLLDGSPAPRLKICDFGYSKSSVLHSQPKSTVGTPAYIAPEVLQRQEYDGKRILSVQYSIPDFVQISPECRHLISRIFVADPTARITIPEIRNHEWFLKNLPADLMDENTMGNHFEEPDQPMQSMDTIRQIIAEATIPAAGARDLSHMSDILDDEDMDDLDSESELDIDSSGEIIYAM; the protein is encoded by the exons atggaTCGGGCAGACATGATGGTAGGGCCGGGTATGGATATGCCGATCATGCACGACAGTGATCGATACGATTTCGTTAAAGATATCGGGTCGGGTAATTTCGGAGTCGCCCGGCTTATGAGGGATAAGATTACCAAAGAGCTCGTTGCAGTTAAGTACATCGAGAGAGGCGATAAG ATAGATGAAAATGTTCGAAGAGAGATTATTAATCATAGATCATTGAGGCATCCTAATATTGTTAGATTTAAAGAG gttattttaacACCTACTCATCTTGCCATCGTAATGGAATATGCATCGGGAGGTGAGCTTTTCGGGAGAATTTGTGCTGCTGGTCGATTCAACGAGGATGag GCTCGCTTCTTCTTCCAACAACTTTTATCCGGTGTTAGTTATTGTCATGCAATG CAAGTATGCCACCGTGATTTGAAGTTGGAAAACACTTTGTTGGATGGTAGTCCAGCTCCTCGGCTTAAGATATGCGATTTTGGGTATTCAAAG TCTTCAGTTCTTCATTCGCAGCCGAAGTCCACTGTTGGAACTCCTGCATACATTGCCCCCGAGGTACTCCAAAGGCAAGAATACGATGGCAAG AGAATTCTCAGTGTCCAGTACTCCATTCCAGATTTTGTCCAAATATCTCCCGAATGTCGACATCTGATTTCAAGGATTTTTGTTGCTGATCCTACAGCT AGGATTACGATTCCGGAAATCAGAAATCACGAGTGGTTCTTGAAGAATCTACCTGCTGATCTGATGGATGAAAACACAATGGGTAACCACTTTGAGGAGCCTGATCAACCTATGCAGAGCATGGATACGATCAGGCAGATAATTGCCGAGGCCACCATTCCAGCAGCGGGTGCCCGTGACCTAAGTCACATGTCAGACATCCTTGATGATGAAGACATGGATGACCTTGATTCTGAATCCGAGCTCGACATCGACAGCAGCGGGGAGATAATCTATGCAATGTAA
- the LOC105802211 gene encoding serine/threonine-protein kinase SRK2I isoform X2: protein MDRADMMVGPGMDMPIMHDSDRYDFVKDIGSGNFGVARLMRDKITKELVAVKYIERGDKIDENVRREIINHRSLRHPNIVRFKEVILTPTHLAIVMEYASGGELFGRICAAGRFNEDEARFFFQQLLSGVSYCHAMQVCHRDLKLENTLLDGSPAPRLKICDFGYSKPKSTVGTPAYIAPEVLQRQEYDGKIADVWSCGVTLYVMLVGAYPFEDPDEPKDFRKTIQRILSVQYSIPDFVQISPECRHLISRIFVADPTARITIPEIRNHEWFLKNLPADLMDENTMGNHFEEPDQPMQSMDTIRQIIAEATIPAAGARDLSHMSDILDDEDMDDLDSESELDIDSSGEIIYAM, encoded by the exons atggaTCGGGCAGACATGATGGTAGGGCCGGGTATGGATATGCCGATCATGCACGACAGTGATCGATACGATTTCGTTAAAGATATCGGGTCGGGTAATTTCGGAGTCGCCCGGCTTATGAGGGATAAGATTACCAAAGAGCTCGTTGCAGTTAAGTACATCGAGAGAGGCGATAAG ATAGATGAAAATGTTCGAAGAGAGATTATTAATCATAGATCATTGAGGCATCCTAATATTGTTAGATTTAAAGAG gttattttaacACCTACTCATCTTGCCATCGTAATGGAATATGCATCGGGAGGTGAGCTTTTCGGGAGAATTTGTGCTGCTGGTCGATTCAACGAGGATGag GCTCGCTTCTTCTTCCAACAACTTTTATCCGGTGTTAGTTATTGTCATGCAATG CAAGTATGCCACCGTGATTTGAAGTTGGAAAACACTTTGTTGGATGGTAGTCCAGCTCCTCGGCTTAAGATATGCGATTTTGGGTATTCAAAG CCGAAGTCCACTGTTGGAACTCCTGCATACATTGCCCCCGAGGTACTCCAAAGGCAAGAATACGATGGCAAG ATTGCAGATGTATGGTCATGCGGGGTTACCTTGTATGTAATGCTGGTCGGGGCATATCCTTTCGAGGATCCCGATGAGCCAAAAGACTTTCGGAAGACGATACAA AGAATTCTCAGTGTCCAGTACTCCATTCCAGATTTTGTCCAAATATCTCCCGAATGTCGACATCTGATTTCAAGGATTTTTGTTGCTGATCCTACAGCT AGGATTACGATTCCGGAAATCAGAAATCACGAGTGGTTCTTGAAGAATCTACCTGCTGATCTGATGGATGAAAACACAATGGGTAACCACTTTGAGGAGCCTGATCAACCTATGCAGAGCATGGATACGATCAGGCAGATAATTGCCGAGGCCACCATTCCAGCAGCGGGTGCCCGTGACCTAAGTCACATGTCAGACATCCTTGATGATGAAGACATGGATGACCTTGATTCTGAATCCGAGCTCGACATCGACAGCAGCGGGGAGATAATCTATGCAATGTAA
- the LOC105802211 gene encoding serine/threonine-protein kinase SRK2I isoform X1 gives MDRADMMVGPGMDMPIMHDSDRYDFVKDIGSGNFGVARLMRDKITKELVAVKYIERGDKIDENVRREIINHRSLRHPNIVRFKEVILTPTHLAIVMEYASGGELFGRICAAGRFNEDEARFFFQQLLSGVSYCHAMQVCHRDLKLENTLLDGSPAPRLKICDFGYSKSSVLHSQPKSTVGTPAYIAPEVLQRQEYDGKIADVWSCGVTLYVMLVGAYPFEDPDEPKDFRKTIQRILSVQYSIPDFVQISPECRHLISRIFVADPTARITIPEIRNHEWFLKNLPADLMDENTMGNHFEEPDQPMQSMDTIRQIIAEATIPAAGARDLSHMSDILDDEDMDDLDSESELDIDSSGEIIYAM, from the exons atggaTCGGGCAGACATGATGGTAGGGCCGGGTATGGATATGCCGATCATGCACGACAGTGATCGATACGATTTCGTTAAAGATATCGGGTCGGGTAATTTCGGAGTCGCCCGGCTTATGAGGGATAAGATTACCAAAGAGCTCGTTGCAGTTAAGTACATCGAGAGAGGCGATAAG ATAGATGAAAATGTTCGAAGAGAGATTATTAATCATAGATCATTGAGGCATCCTAATATTGTTAGATTTAAAGAG gttattttaacACCTACTCATCTTGCCATCGTAATGGAATATGCATCGGGAGGTGAGCTTTTCGGGAGAATTTGTGCTGCTGGTCGATTCAACGAGGATGag GCTCGCTTCTTCTTCCAACAACTTTTATCCGGTGTTAGTTATTGTCATGCAATG CAAGTATGCCACCGTGATTTGAAGTTGGAAAACACTTTGTTGGATGGTAGTCCAGCTCCTCGGCTTAAGATATGCGATTTTGGGTATTCAAAG TCTTCAGTTCTTCATTCGCAGCCGAAGTCCACTGTTGGAACTCCTGCATACATTGCCCCCGAGGTACTCCAAAGGCAAGAATACGATGGCAAG ATTGCAGATGTATGGTCATGCGGGGTTACCTTGTATGTAATGCTGGTCGGGGCATATCCTTTCGAGGATCCCGATGAGCCAAAAGACTTTCGGAAGACGATACAA AGAATTCTCAGTGTCCAGTACTCCATTCCAGATTTTGTCCAAATATCTCCCGAATGTCGACATCTGATTTCAAGGATTTTTGTTGCTGATCCTACAGCT AGGATTACGATTCCGGAAATCAGAAATCACGAGTGGTTCTTGAAGAATCTACCTGCTGATCTGATGGATGAAAACACAATGGGTAACCACTTTGAGGAGCCTGATCAACCTATGCAGAGCATGGATACGATCAGGCAGATAATTGCCGAGGCCACCATTCCAGCAGCGGGTGCCCGTGACCTAAGTCACATGTCAGACATCCTTGATGATGAAGACATGGATGACCTTGATTCTGAATCCGAGCTCGACATCGACAGCAGCGGGGAGATAATCTATGCAATGTAA
- the LOC105802210 gene encoding L-ascorbate oxidase homolog, whose amino-acid sequence MVKCFIPHLVFGVLAVLGVSLVNAEDPYLYFTWTVTYGTRSILGVPQQVILINGQFPGPKLDVVTNNNIILNLMNKLDQPFLMTWNGIKQRKNSWQDGVLGTNCPIPPNSNYTYKFQAKDQIGSYTYFPSTLMHRAAGGFGALNIIHRSVIPIPYANPDGDFTLLLGDWFKTNHKTLQQSLESGKSMPFPDGVLINGQTQATFTGDQGKTYMFRISNVGLSTSLNFRIQGHKMKLVEVEGSHVIQNLYDSLDVHVGQSITILVTLDQPPKDYYIVASTRFTKTVLTATAVLHYANSNAPVSGPVPAAPANGFDWSMEQARTYRWNLTSNAARPNPQGSFHYGTITPTKTIVLANSAPLINGKLRYAVNGVSYINPDTPLKLADYFNIPGVFSMNSLSELPSGRAATLATSVMATSLHDFIEVVFQNNENTMQAWHLDGYDFWVVGFGSGQWTPDKRKSYNLVDALTRHTTQVYPNSWTAILVSLDNQGMWNVRSTLWDRQYLGQQFYLRVWNPVRSLANEYDIPSNVLLCGQAVGRHP is encoded by the exons ATGGTGAAATGCTTCATTCCCCATTTGGTTTTTGGTGTTTTGGCTGTTTTGGGTGTGTCTTTGGTGAATGCTGAAGACCCTTACTTGTATTTCACCTGGACTGTTACTTATGGTACTCGTTCTATTCTTGGAGTTCCGCAGCAG GTTATCCTTATCAATGGGCAGTTCCCTGGACCAAAACTTGATGTAGTGACTAATAACAACATTATCTTGAATCTCATGAACAAGCTTGACCAGCCTTTCTTGATGACATG GAATGGCATCAAACAAAGGAAGAATTCATGGCAGGATGGAGTGTTGGGAACCAATTGCCCCATCCCTCCAAACTCAAACTATACTTACAAATTCCAGGCCAAGGATCAGATTGGATCCTACACATATTTCCCATCAACACTAATGCATAGAGCTGCTGGTGGATTTGGAGCTCTCAATATAATCCATAGAAGTGTGATCCCAATCCCTTATGCAAACCCTGATGGAGATTTCACTTTACTTCTTGGTGACTGGTTCAAGACCAACCATAAG ACATTGCAGCAATCTTTAGAGTCAGGCAAGTCTATGCCCTTCCCTGATGGAGTCCTCATAAATGGCCAAACACAAGCTACCTTCACTGGAGATCAAG GCAAAACTTACATGTTCAGGATCTCAAATGTTGGATTATCCACTTCCCTCAATTTTAGGATCCAGGGTCATAAGATGAAGCTAGTCGAGGTCGAAGGATCTCACGTAATTCAGAACTTATATGACTCTCTTGATGTACATGTTGGCCAATCCATAACCATCTTAGTAACCTTGGACCAGCCACCAAAGGACTACTACATTGTTGCATCCACACGATTTACTAAGACTGTTCTCACTGCAACTGCAGTGTTGCATTACGCCAACTCTAATGCTCCAGTTTCTGGACCGGTTCCAGCTGCTCCTGCAAATGGATTTGATTGGTCAATGGAGCAGGCGAGAACATATAG GTGGAATTTAACATCAAATGCAGCAAGGCCTAATCCTCAGGGTTCATTCCATTACGGGACGATAACACCAACTAAGACTATTGTGTTGGCTAACTCAGCACCTTTAATAAATGGAAAGTTGCGTTATGCAGTGAATGGTGTCTCCTATATAAATCCCGATACCCCTCTGAAGCTTGCTGATTATTTTAACATCCCCGGAGTTTTTAGCATGAATTCCCTCAGTGAACTTCCTTCAGGTCGTGCTGCAACGCTAGCTACCTCTGTTATGGCAACATCTCTCCATGATTTCATCGAAGTCGTCTTTCAGAACAATGAAAACACCATGCAAGCTTGGCATCTTGATGGTTACGATTTTTGGGTCGTTGG GTTTGGCTCGGGGCAATGGACACCTGACAAGAGAAAGAGCTACAATCTAGTCGATGCTCTTACTAGACACACTACTCAG GTGTATCCGAATTCTTGGACCGCCATATTGGTTTCCTTGG